A genomic window from Labrus bergylta chromosome 7, fLabBer1.1, whole genome shotgun sequence includes:
- the cep41 gene encoding centrosomal protein of 41 kDa: MSLNRGIGSVEYMKKRTPKNAKYQHVKTRLDTGCSLSKYMEKLEEIKKNYRYRKDEIFKRLKVTTFAQLILQVASISALNESENDADSHLPEDSVSAVSDADLESLSEHTNGSPQVSPHSDRQEAGDSKDICHTARSTLLSVISGVGELNLDRNIQKKENEFVLISEPVDRPYPDCPYLLLDVRDRDLYDRCHIISAHSLPIAMLSRTMNPYTKEVLEYKNAAGRIIIVYDEDERIASQAATTMCERGFENLFMLSGGLKVIAQKFPEGMTTGSIPKSCLSSPTSSGRKKSSVQPVHAAEKRWRFTSEELAKLHEQMDEILIPSNSSSRMSSRMSTSSFQSKASSAPSRQSSCTAGRDSARVQSSRPWK, from the exons atgtcgCTCAATCGAGGAATCGGCAGTGTTGAG TACATGAAAAAAAGGACACCAAAAAATGCCAAGTATCAGCATGTTAAAACAAGGCTGGATACAG GTTGCAGCCTCTCAAAGTATATGGAAAAACTCgaggagattaaaaaaa aTTACAGATATAGAAAAGATGAAATCTTTAAGCGGTTGAAGGTGACAACATTTGCACAGTTG ATACTTCAGGTAGCCTCCATATCAGCCCtgaatgaaagtgaaaatgACGCTGACTCACATTTACCAGAAG ACAGTGTGTCAGCGGTGTCTGATGCAGACCTGGAGAGTCTCTCTGAACACACCAACGGCTCCCCTCAGGTGTCACCACATTCAGATCGCCAGGAGGCAGGAGACAGCAAGGACATCTGCCACACTGCAAGGTCAACACTACTGAG TGTTATTAGTGGTGTGGGAGAGCTGAACCTCGACAGGAATATTCAGAAAAAGGAGAATGAGTTTGTGTTGATCTCTGAGCCAGTTGACAGGCCCTACCCAGACTGCCCCTACCTGCTGCTGGACGTACGGGACCGGGACTTATACGACCGCTGCCACATCATCAGCG CACACAGTTTACCCATCGCCATGCTATCTCGAACCATGAACCCCTACACAAAAGAAGTGCTGGAATAT AAAAATGCTGCAGGGAGGATCATCATTGTGTATGACGAGGACGAGAGGATAGCCAGCCaggctgccaccaccatgtgcGAGCGAGGGTTTGAGAATCTGTTTATGCTGTCTGGAG GTCTCAAGGTAATTGCTCAGAAATTTCCAGAAGGCATGACGACAGGTTCCATCCCAAAGTCCTGCCTGTCCTCTCCGACATCATCGGGCAGAAAGAAGAGCTCTGTGCAGCCGGTGCACGCGGCAGAGAAGAGATGGAGGTTTACTTCGGAAGAGCTGGCCAAGCTTCATGAGCAGATGGACGAGATCCTCATCCCCAGTAACTCCAGCA GCCGCATGTCCAGCCGCATGTCGACCAGCAGCTTCCAGTCTAAAGCGTCCAGCGCCCCGAGTCGACAGAGTTCCTGCACCGCTGGGAGGGACAGCGCCCGggttcagagcagcagaccgTGGAAATAA
- the cpa5 gene encoding carboxypeptidase A5 → MGLKTLPFLLFTLLVMMRGLLALTALFVAVLGKDTFEGHQVLRIAAKDEAQLALIKDLEEMIEFNLDMWRGVTDVASPVDIRVPFESLQSVKVYLESQEIDYSVMIKDLQAMLDEEKEEMESAARVAQPKNTDSFDYSRYHTIDEIYSFQDMLVAENPNFVSKIVIGQSYQGRPLNVLKFSTGGSNRPAIWMDTGIHSREWVTQASGTWFAKKIVTAYGTDPTLTAILDKMDIFLEIVTNPDGFYYSHNSNRMWRKTRKPNPGSNCVGVDPNRNWDAAFGGPGASGNPCSETYHGPSAHSESEVRSIVDFVKAHGNIKAFVSIHAYSQMLLYPYGYTRTPAKHQVELHNLAKKAITDLASLYGTRYRYGSIINTIYQASGSTVDWTYNQGIKYSYTFELRDTGRYGFILPANQIIPTATETWLALMAIMDHTYKNPY, encoded by the exons ATGGGGCTGAAAACGTTGCCTTTTTTGCT GTTCACTCTGTTGGTCATGATGAGGGGGCTACTCGCACTCACCGCGCTGTTTGTGGCCGTTCTCGGCAAGGATACGTTTGAGGG GCATCAGGTGCTTCGCATTGCTGCAAAGGATGAAGCCCAGCTGGCTCTTATCAAGGACCTGGAGGAAATGATCGAGTTTAAC CTGGATATGTGGAGGGGGGTGACCGATGTCGCCAGTCCTGTGGATATCAGAGTTCCCTTTGAGAGCCTGCAGTCTGTCAAAGTCTACCTGGAGTCTCAGGAAATTGATTACTCCGTTATGATCAAAGACCTTCAG GCCATGCTggatgaggagaaggaggagatggagtctGCTGCTCGTGTCGCTCAACCCAAAAACACTGACAGCTTCGATTACTCCAGGTACCACACCATCGATGAG atctacagtttcCAGGACATGCTGGTGGCTGAGAATCCCAACTTTGTCAGCAAGATTGTGATCGGTCAGAGCTACCAGGGTCGTCCCCTGAATGTGCTcaag TTCAGCACTGGAGGATCTAACCGCCCCGCCATCTGGATGGATACTGGAATCCATTCCAGGGAGTGGGTCACCCAGGCCAGCGGCACCTGGTTCGCCAAGAAG ATTGTGACTGCTTACGGGACTGACCCCACTCTCACCGCCATCCTCGACAAGATGGACATCTTCCTGGAGATCGTGACCAACCCTGATGGTTTCTACTACAGCCACAACAGT AACCGTATGTGGCGTAAGACCAGAAAGCCCAACCCCGGCTCCAACTGTGTTGGAGTTGATCCCAACAGGAACTGGGATGCTGCTTTTGGAG GACCTGGTGCCAGTGGCAACCCCTGCTCAGAGACCTACCATGGACCCAGTGCTCATTCCGAGTCTGAGGTCAGGTCTATTGTGGACTTTGTGAAGGCCCACGGAAACATCAAGGCCTTCGTCTCCATCCATGCCTACTCCCAGATGCTCCTGTACCCCTATGGCTACACCAGGACTCCAGCCAAGCACCAAGTCGAGCTG CACAACCTGGCTAAGAAGGCTATCACTGACCTGGCCTCTCTGTACGGTACTCGCTACAGATATGGCAGCATCATCAACACCATCT ACCAGGCTAGTGGAAGCACCGTGGACTGGACCTACAACCAGGGCATCAAGTACTCCTACACCTTCGAGCTCAGGGACACCGGCCGCTATGGCTTCATCctgccagccaatcagatcaTCCCCACAGCCACCGAGACCTGGCTGGCTCTGATGGCCATCATGGATCACACCTACAAGAACCCATACTAA
- the tes gene encoding testin, with protein sequence MEIEKEVKKMTLGHEFGAGAACLKCKDKCEGFELHFWRKICRNCKCGLTEHNVQMNSEENKKVGKLFEDTKYTGLIAKLKKDGLPSYKGNMVTITLPSASTAYAVPPSAFPTILPPSAAAGSVQPAGAAGAAGAVGAAGAAGAAARTAASGAQAPAPSQTPGQAPGYAQGQAPIRPVPVGVTAVRANKVPVSVSATSANAVPVPKDVPMTSVTYEWAPPVANKYLAVRYIQLLPAEKRPVAGTEGAAYRRQQMACQLPEHDQDPSKCHELTPAEVKLMQQFVRKYKDEALGVADVMLPEEMALIQAQGQGGAGGALGAGGAGVGATVAGVSAGGGVGGAGYRQGAGAGGPGVGPMAGAGVGAGFGPGAGGAGATGPGVGPMAGSGVGAGFGPGAGGSTAGAGAGAGAGAGYGPGAGAGYGPGAGAGAGAGYGPGAGAGAGAGYGPGAGAGAGAGAGYGPGAGAGAHYGPGAGAGAGAGYGPGAGAGPGAGAGYGPGAGAGAGPGYGPGVGAGAGPGYGPGAGAGPGAGYGPGAGAGAGAGYGPGAGYGPGAGAGAGPGYGPGAGYGVGAGVGPGAGPGAGGALSDPATGQSFGFGPAEGAVGTTATAGAMGVPGTQQAGLPQQAFSCRQCQQPMGRGEPAVYAERAGYDKLWHPACFVCCTCNELLVDMIYFWKKGKLYCGRHYGDSEKPRCGGCDELIFSNEYTQAEGQNWHLKHFCCFDCDCILAGETYVMENDKPVCKPCYMKNYAAKCASCQKEVEPEAQRVSYGDHHWHAEPECFKCSGCSKCLTGQRFMAVKAFLFCSVECKKKIIT encoded by the exons atGGAGATAGAGAAGGAAGTAAAGAAG ATGACCCTCGGACACGAGTTTGGCGCTGGGGCGGCCTGTCTGAAATGCAAGGACAAGTGTGAAGGCTTCGAGCTGCACTTCTGGAG AAAAATCTGCAGAAACTGTAAATGTGGCCTCACAGAGCACAACGTGCAGATGAACTCGGAGGAGAACAAGAAGGTGGGGAAGCTGTTCGAGGACACAAAGTACACCGGCCTCATCGCCAAGCTGAAAAAGGACGGCCTCCCCAGCTACAAAGGCAACATGGTGACCATCACTCTGCCCAGTGCCTCCACTGCTTATGCTGTACCGCCAAGTGCTTTTCCCACCATTCTGCCCCCCTCTGCAGCAGCCGGGTCTGTACAGCCTGCCGGAGCTGCCGGAGCTGCCGGAGCTGTCGGAGCTGCCGGAGCTGCCGGAGCTGCTGCACGTACAGCGGCCAGTGGTGCTCAGGCTCCCGCTCCAAGCCAAACACCAGGTCAGGCTCCAGGTTACGCTCAAGGTCAGGCACCAATTAGGCCAGTACCAGTCGGCGTCACTGCTGTCAGGGCCAACAAAGTGCCGGTTTCTGTGAGTGCCACATCAGCCAATGCTGTCCCAGTCCCCAAAGACGTGCCAATGACATCTGTCACCTACGAATGGGCTCCTCCAGTGGCCAATAAGTATCTG GCGGTGCGTTACATCCAGCTGCTGCCAGCAGAGAAACGTCCGGTGGCCGGCACAGAGGGAGCTGCCTATCGCAGACAGCAAATGGCCTGCCAGCTGCCCGAGCACGACCAGGACCCGTCCAAGTGCCACGAGCTGACCCCCGCGGAGGTCAAACTAATGCAGCAGTTTGTCCGCAAGTACAAGGACGAGGCCCTTGGGGTGGCAGACGTCATGCTGCCTGAAGAGATGGCTCTGATTCAGGCACAAGGACAGGGTGGGGCTGGAGGGGCACTTGGGGCTGGAGGGGCAGGGGTTGGTGCAACTGTAGCAGGTGTTAGTGCCGGTGGTGGAGTTGGGGGGGCTGGCTATAGACAGGGTGCTGGGGCTGGAGGGCCTGGTGTGGGGCCTATGGCTGGGGCAGGTGTCGGTGCAGGTTTTGGACCTGGAGCTGGGGGTGCAGGGGCTACAGGGCCTGGTGTGGGACCTATGGCTGGGTCAGGGGTCGGTGCAGGTTTTGGACCTGGAGCTGGTGGTAGCAcggctggagctggagctggagctggagctggagccgGTTATGgacctggagctggagctggctATGgacctggagctggagctggagctggagctggctACGgacctggagctggagctggagctggagctggctATGgacctggagctggagctggagctggagctggagctggctATGgacctggagctggagctggagctcaCTATGgacctggagctggagctggagctggagctggctATGgacctggagctggagctggacctggagctggagctggctATGgacctggagctggagctggagctggacctGGCTATGGACCTGGagttggagctggagctggacctGGCTATGGACCTGGAGCTGGAGCGGGACCTGGAGCTGGCTATGgacctggagctggagctggagctggagctggctATGGACCTGGAGCTGGCTATGgacctggagctggagctggagctggacctGGCTATGGACCTGGAGCTGGCTATGGAGTTGGAGCTGGTGTTGGACCTGGAGCAGGACCTGGTGCTGGCGGTGCACTTTCAGACCCTGCTACTGGACAATCTTTTGGATTTGGACCAGCAGAAGGAGCTGTGGGTACCACTGCCACAGCTGGAGCAATGGGGGTCCCTGGAACTCAGCAAGCTGGACTACCACAACAGGCCTTT TCCTGCCGTCAATGCCAGCAGCCGATGGGTCGGGGCGAGCCAGCTGTGTACGCTGAGCGCGCCGGCTACGACAAGCTGTGGCACCCAGCGTGCTTCGTCTGCTGTACCTGCAACGAGCTTCTAGTGGACATGATCTACTTCTGGAAAAAAGGCAAGCTGTACTGTGGACGCCACTACGGGGACAGCGAGAAGCCGCGCTGTGGAGGCTGTGATGAG ctGATCTTCAGTAATGAGTACACTCAGGCAGAGGGACAGAACTGGCATCTGAAGCACTTCTGCTGCTTTGACTGTGATTGCATCCTGGCTGGAGAGACGTACGTCATGGAGAACGACAAGCCCGTCTGCAAGCCGTGCTACATGAAGAACTACGCTGCG AAATGCGCCTCCTGCCAGAAGGAAGTGGAGCCCGAGGCCCAGAGGGTTTCCTACGGCGATCACCACTGGCACGCTGAGCCCGAATGCTTCAAGTGCTCCGGCTGCTCCAAGTGCCTGACGGGCCAGCGCTTCATGGCGGTGAAGGCCTTCCTCTTCTGCTCTGTGGAGTGCAAGAAGAAAATCATAACTTAG